A window of Bacteroidota bacterium genomic DNA:
CAATCACTCAATGAGGTCGGGGGCTGCGTTTTTGCATCGTGGCGGGGTCCTGGACCGGTCGTACCTTAGTGCTTCGGCCCCCACCGGACAGACTGGCAGAAACTACAACGACACGCGGCGCTTATCGGCCCAGGGTACTGTCTCCACGCGCTCTTGCAAACAGGATACCGGACGCGCCGGCACCCTCCTCGTTTCGGCGTGTACCCTTTCGTTCTTCAACGCGTTCCTGTGCCGATGTCTACGCTGCGCCTCGCTGCCGTCTCGCTCTTCCTCCTCTGCACCGCCGCCGCAGCGGCCTTGGCGCAGCCGAGCCGGCTGACCGGGTTCGGGCTGCTGCGGCTGGAGCCGTCGGCGCGGGCGACGGCCCTCGCCGGGGCCTACGGGGCCGGGCCGGGCGGTGACGTGAACGCCCTCTTCGCCAACCCGGCCCTCCTCGACGAGACGAGCCACCGGCGGCTCTCGGTGAGCTACCTCAACCACCTCGCTGACATCAACGCGGGGTTCGCCGCCTACGGGCACCACACCGAGCGGCTCGGCGGGACACTCGGCGGTGCGGTCCGCTTCCTCTCTTACGGCGACTTCGAGCGCGCCGACGCCGACGGCACCCGCGCGGGCGACACCTTCGGCGCGTCGGAGGCGATCCTGACCCTTGCCTACGCCCGCCCGGCCGGCGAGCGCCTCCACCTTGGCGCGAGCGCGCACGCGGTGTTCTCGTCGATCGACGACGCGAGCGCGCAGGCGTTCGCCATCGACCTCGGGGCGACCTACCGCCTGCCGGAGCGGGGGTTCGCGCTCAGCGCCTCGCTCCGCAACCTCGGCGTCGTCGCGGGCAACCTGGGCGCGGAGGACGACGTGCTGCCGCTCGACCTGCGCTTCTCGGTCTCGAAGCAGCTCCAGTACGTTCCGATCCTGATCACGGTCGCGGGCTACGACCTGACCTCGTTCGAGAACGAGAACGGCTCGGCGCTCAACGAGATCGCCCGGCACCTGTCGGTCGGGGGCGAGCTTCGGTTCGGCGCGCCGTTCGCCGTGCGCGTGGGCTACAACCACCGCCTCCACGAGGAGCTTTCGACCGGCGAGCGGCTGGACCTGGCCGGGCTCGGGCTAGGCTTCGGGCTGAACCTGCGGCGCTTCGGGTTCGACTACGCCTACAACGCGTGGAGCTCGTTCGGCGGCCTGCACCACCTCACGCTGCGGACACAGCTGTGAGTCGATGTCCCGGTCGCGCTCGTACCTCCTGGCCTTTGCCGTCACTGTCGCACTGGTAGCCGTCGTCACTGCGGTTCTGCTTGACCGAAAGCCCCTTGTTCTCGCGGAGCACGTTGACGATTTCGACCGGCTCGCGGAACTCAGGATAGCATCCGAGGACAACAAACTCTGGCTTCGAGGTAGTTCTCTCGCACCGGGAGAAGCTAGAGACCTCATGACTCGCCTGCGCCTAAGCGCTGTGAGAGTTGATCCAGCGAGCCCGGAGCCGGGAACGTGGATAGTGTGTGCCGTTGAGGGAGGCGGCTATGGTAGCCGCCGATCATTCCTTCTCCATTTAGACTCGACACGATCCAATAGGTCAGAGCCGGTTGCTCGGAGCAGTCTGGGCGGATGGTGGTACCAAGCAAACTGTTTTCCGTAGCGCACAGGTAGGGCCTTTTCACGCTACAGGCGTAGCCTCGGACTCATGCTGCGGACCCAGCTCTGAGGCGGAATCTGGCCGCTCATGCCTGGACCGGTGGACCTCCACGAACGCCCCACGCGTAGGCGGTTTTCGCACCTCAGCCCTCTCTCGGCGCTCGGCTGGCGTATCATCACTCTGACATGTCACCACCGCACGGGGGCACGCGGCATCCGCAATGCTCGCCCCTGAGGTCTCATGCGCACCTCTCTCACGCAGATCCGCCAAAAGTACGCAGCCCTCCAGACGGAGCGGGTGGCGCGGCGCCGTGCCTTCGACCCCGAAGAGGCGCTGCTGATCTTCAGCGACCCGCGCGGCGGCAGCACATGGATCGCTGAGGTGCTGCACCACATCCCGCGCACGGCGGTCGTGTGGGAGCCGCTCCACGTCCGGGAGGTGCCGGCGTTCCGGGAGATCGGCTTCAAGTGGCGCCAGTACATCCCCGAGGACGCCGCATGGGAGGCGGCCCGCGAGACGTTCGACCGGCTCTTTCGCGGGGCGCTCCTCAACCGCTGGACCTGCCGCGTCTCCGACTGGCGCGCCATCACCCGTGCCGAGCGGCTGCTTGTCAAGTTCGTCCGCGGCAACGCGCTCTTGCCCTGGCTGACCGGGCAGTTCGCCTTTCGCCGCCCGCCCGTGCTCCTCGTCCGCCACCCCTTCGCGGTCGTCGCGTCCCAGATGCTGTACTTCTCGTTTGAGAAGCAGAAGACGCCGCCCTCGCAGTGGCGGGGCTTCGGCCGGCCGCCGACGGGGCGCTTCAACGACCTGTTCCACGAGCACGCCGCCTACCTGAAGACCCTCGAGACGCTCGACGAGGTGCTGCTGGCGCAGTGGTGCCTGACGACGCTGCCTACGCTCCGCCACCCGGCCAACAACGAGCGCTGGCTCACGGTCCACTACGAGACGATGCTCCTGGAGCCCGAGGCTGTCGTGGAGCGCATCTTCGCGGCGTGGGACTTCCCCGTGCCGCCCGGCGTGGTGGCGCAGCTTTCCCAGGCCAGCTCCACGACCAACAAGGCCACGTTCCAGCAGGGGGCCGAAGCGCAGCTCGCCAAGTGGCAGCGGCAGTTCGACCCCGAACAGATTCGCCGGATGCGCGCCGTGCTCGACTACTTCGAGGTCGAGGTCTACGACGAAGGATTAATGCCGCGTCTACCGCCGGGCGTACCCACAGCCTAGCGGCTGGCTCGGCCTCCCCGGGTATCCACCACCACCCCACCATGCCCAACCGTCTAGCGCGCGCCCGCCGCCGCTACCTCGACCTACAGCTTGCCCGGCTGGCCAAGCGCAACAGCTTTGCCCCGGAAGAGGCTCTGATTGTTTCGAGCTCGCCCCGGGGCGGTAGCTCCTGGCTCGCACAGACGCTGCACCAGATTCCCCGGACCGCCTTGCTGTGGGAGCCCCTCCACCTCCGCCACGCCGACGACTTCCGGGCGATCGGATTCGGCTGGCGCCAGCATATCCCGGAGGAGGCTGAGTGGCAGGAGGCGCGCCGGGCACTCGAGCGCCTGTTTCGGGGCAATGTCCTGAACGATTGGATACGGCGCGGAGCCAGCGTGCGCGAACTGGCAGCAGCCGACCGTGTGCTGGTCAAGTTCGTCCGGGCCAACCGCCTGCTGCCGTGGCTGACGAAGCAGTTTGCTTTCCGCCGCCGTCCCCTCTTCCTGGTCCGCCACCCCCTCGCGGTGGCGGCGTCGCAGGCCGTGCGGTTTCCCCCCCGGCTGAACCGGTTTGCCGACCACCGCCTCGCTGACTACGAGCGTCCGCACGGGGCCTTCCTCCAGACGCTTGGCACATGGGAGGAAATCCTCGCGGCGACGTGGTGCCTGACGATGCTGCCTACCCTTCGCCACCCGGCAAACAACGAGCGCTGGATCACGGTCACCTACGAACACCTGCTGGTCGAACCCCGGCAGACGCTGGAGCGCATCTTCGACGCGTGGGCTATGCCGATGCCGCCGCACGTCTTGGATGCTGTCCGCGAGCCCAGCTCCACGACAAACGAGGCGACCTTCCTCCAGGGGGCCGAAGCGCAGCTCGGCAAGTGGCAGCAGCAGTTCGACGCGGAGCAGATCCGCCGGCTGCGCGCCGTGCTCGACTACTTCGAAGTCGAGTTCTACGATGAAGGACTGATGCCGTGCGCGGCGGCATTCGGCGACCAGGTCCCCACGCCAGAGGCCAGGGTGCTAGTTTGAGCAGGTCCATGCCCTCTCACCCTACGCCTTCCACCATGCGCTCTCTGTTCCTGCTCCTCGCCCTCGTCCTCGGTGCCGGGGCGTGCTCCAATCCACCCCGCGATGAACCCCCGGACGACGCCGCAATGGAGGACGAGGTACCAATGGAGGGGACTGCCGAGGCGATGACCGGCGAACCGTTTGCGGTGGAAGCCGGGAGCACCGTCCGCCTCACCGAGGAGGGCGTAAGTGTGCGCTTCGACGAGGTGGTCTCCGACAACCGCTGCCCGGCCAACGTCAACTGTGTGCAGGCCGGCGAAGCCCAGGTCCGGTTCACCCTCGTCGACACCGGGCAGGGCGACATCCCCTTCACGCTCCAGATCGATGGCGGCATCACGGAGGTACAGGACATCGAGCGTTACCAGTTCGAGCGGGCCGACCGCTTCGTGGTGGCGTTGCTGCTGCTCCAGCCGTACCCCGGGCACGGAGAAGACGAGATGCCCATGACGGCGACCCTGGAGATGCGCCGCCTGACGCGGTGAGGGCCGCGCGCTGCCTGGCCCTCGCGCTCCTGCTCGCAGGGTGCAGCACCCGCCTGCCGGAGTCAAGCGGCCTGACGCTGACCGGAGACACACTCGGCGTGCAGCCGTTCGGGCCGCGCTTTGAGGACGCCCGGGCGCTGGCGGCCGATCCGTCGGGGCGGCTCTACGTCGTAGATGCCGGGGCGGCGGCAGTGCAGACCCTCGCGCCGGACGGGCGTCTGCTGGCGACGCTCGGCGGGCCGGGCACGGGCGACTACGCCTTCCTCGACCCGGCCGACGTGGACCCGACGAACGGCCTCGTGCTCGCCGTCGCCGACGCCGGCAACGGGCGCATCCAGCGGTTCTCGTTCGACGGCCAACTCGTCGAGACCCTGCGCGTGGCACCGGACCTCGACGAGACGGACGGCCCGCGCTCCAGCCGCTTCGGCGCACCCGACGACGGCGGCGACACGAGCGAGACTGGAGCCGGGCGGCCCGTAGCCGTCGCCTCGGCAGTCACGGGGGAACTGTTTGCGGTCGAAGAACTGCGCGGCGTGGTGCTGCGGTGGAATGACCGCGAGCGCTCCGTCCGGGTCGTCGGCGGAATCGAGGCGGGCGCCGGTGCGCTGCGCGGACCGGTTGGCCTCGCGCTCGGGCCCGACGGCCGCCTGTTCGTCGCCGACCGGGGGCACGCCGCCGTGCTCGTCTACGACGCCTTCGGGTCGTACCTCCGCCGGATCGCGAGCGGCGTGGCGCGCGACATCCGGGCCGTCGGGGTGATCGGCGAGCGGCTCGTGCTGGTGCTGCCCCGGCAGGCGCTCGTCTACGGCCTGGACGGGCGGCAGCGCCGCGTCCTCGCCTTCGACCTCGCCGAGCCGCTCGTGGACGCTGCTGGTGCAGAGGACGGCCTCGTGCTGCTGACCTCGACGCGTCTCTACCGCGCCGCGCTTCCGTGACCTCTGATACCACCTCTGAGGATTGTTGCCTCACTCTCATGTCATGCCCGCGCAGGCGGGCATCCATCAGGCGGCGGCGCTTCACACAGGGGGGTGCATGGGTCCCCGCCTACGCGGGGACGACCTCGTGTAGGTGAGACACTATCC
This region includes:
- a CDS encoding NHL repeat-containing protein → MRAARCLALALLLAGCSTRLPESSGLTLTGDTLGVQPFGPRFEDARALAADPSGRLYVVDAGAAAVQTLAPDGRLLATLGGPGTGDYAFLDPADVDPTNGLVLAVADAGNGRIQRFSFDGQLVETLRVAPDLDETDGPRSSRFGAPDDGGDTSETGAGRPVAVASAVTGELFAVEELRGVVLRWNDRERSVRVVGGIEAGAGALRGPVGLALGPDGRLFVADRGHAAVLVYDAFGSYLRRIASGVARDIRAVGVIGERLVLVLPRQALVYGLDGRQRRVLAFDLAEPLVDAAGAEDGLVLLTSTRLYRAALP
- the porQ gene encoding type IX secretion system protein PorQ, yielding MSTLRLAAVSLFLLCTAAAAALAQPSRLTGFGLLRLEPSARATALAGAYGAGPGGDVNALFANPALLDETSHRRLSVSYLNHLADINAGFAAYGHHTERLGGTLGGAVRFLSYGDFERADADGTRAGDTFGASEAILTLAYARPAGERLHLGASAHAVFSSIDDASAQAFAIDLGATYRLPERGFALSASLRNLGVVAGNLGAEDDVLPLDLRFSVSKQLQYVPILITVAGYDLTSFENENGSALNEIARHLSVGGELRFGAPFAVRVGYNHRLHEELSTGERLDLAGLGLGFGLNLRRFGFDYAYNAWSSFGGLHHLTLRTQL